ACAGAATGGCATACTCCCTATACAGTGAATTTTCTTTATGCATAATTACCAAAATGTGCTGTACACTACAGAGCACACTGCCTTGGAcactatatcccacaatgcatcagtgttgttattgttaacgggagcaaaatgaaaaaatagagaggaaattaaaaatgttacattggcaactaaattaaataaatgcatttaagatTAAGTgcttatgttacaaaaaaaaaaataaagctaaatagaaatataaaaaattcataaaaataacaacaaagcatgaactaaaattaaaatgattcaaaacattaaaaaaatactataatattatgtaaCACTGCAATGTACTTAATTTGACCagttgaacatttttatttgaataatattaataataataaaataatagatgaaaAGCTTAGACTTAAAAATAGTTTAAGAGACTAACTGAAATGCAAGTTAAAGtattacaattactaaaactgaaacaaaaataaagctaaacagaagATAAagcaaaaactaatgaaaatgacaaaagcacataacaaaatgactaaaacttaaaccaaataaaaaaaaagctaattcaaaatattaatagataccataataattatataaataagaaaataacactgaaatgcaCTCAACTTTACCACTGATGAATGCATGAAGTTTAATCACTTTCTTGACTCAATAATTGATCAAACTCGTAAAATTCAGTGTATATGAATCAACAAATAGCTGAAAGAATCAAAATGCTGTCTGATTGAGCAAttgaaaaaagtcaaattattttttcagcATATGAATAAACTTTTACAAGAAATAAACATATGCGTCAGTAAAAATTGGCTTTGCTATGTTTACAGCTAACTTCAGTTTTTTCTAGATTAATAGACATTACATTATTGTGCCTTGGAAGGCAGCTTGAAACCTCAGACAGTCTGTTTCCATTTTACACAAAATCGAAACACTTTTCAGTAAGTCACTGACTGTCTGGGCTGTCCGACTGGCGTAGGTTTTGGAAAGCCAGCGTTTTAAAATACTAAgtattatacagtatacactCTACAGCATGTAGTGTTCCATACGGAACATGTGTTGGTTAATCAACTGCGTTGTCTTGTCTCGTCTCCGTGGAAACTAGAGACTGTATGAGAATGAACTCTGTCTGTCTTGTGCAGCATGTGGAAATCTGCTGAGCTTCTCGTTACATAAATCGATGAATACGACCTATTAGACTGACTTCCATTAACCCTTGCTCTTGATTAaaaagattttcagaaaaaaaggtttaatgTGTGAGCCAAAGGATCATTCAGGAAGGCCATTAAATTGCATGAAGGAAGGTCTAAAAGGAAGTTCCTAAAGGAAGGTCTGTCATTTGCACACGTAATGGCCTTCTGTGTTTCATATCTACTGTTAATATTCAGACTGTGACTCTCTGacaaattcaaatcaaatctaGGCCAccccaaaaatgtttaattaacagTTAACAGTTTAATtaacaattctttttttataatagttaaaccaaaaattaaGATGTAGATACGTTTGTTTCTTTAGAAACAAAGGATATACGTttttaaatgtagcatttcatcacctgctcatcaatggatgctctgcagtgaatgggtgctgtcagaatgagagtccaaacagctgataaaaacatcacaataatccacacactccccaccagtccatcaattaatgccttgtgaagcaaaaccatcattaaggtgttttaacatttttcttttacttctggccaaaatatgagtccataattcataataatgcttcctccagtgaaaaagtccttcccctgttgtcctttcacatcaaaatctacccatatatttgtttagaattgtttttgcCTATTTTCTATTATAAATGGTGCTTAAAACAATATTCTCTCCTggttcagacgagatgactttcaCTGGAGTTAGCATTATTATGGGTTATGGACTTTTGCTGGAAGCAACAAATTTGAggtcaaaacattttaatgatagatttgtttcttataaacacagctttttacttcacaagaagTTAATTGaaggactggagttgtgtggattattgtgatgtttttatcagctgtttggactctcattatgacggcacccattcactgcagaggatccattggggagcaagttatgcaatgcaaaatttttccaaatctgttctgatgaagaaacaaatctacattttgggtggcctgagagtgagtaaactttcaggaaatttgtatttttgggtgaactactccttgaAGCCTTATGTTAATAAACAGGGTAAGTTCACCTGTGGACGGTGATGATGATGGTGCAGCTGACGGACTCCAGCCTCCGTTGGAGTCTTCCGGCTCCAAGCAATCAAAACTGGGTCTGGACGCAGGCATCCGTTTCTGGCGTGGCTGAGATTGGGCCTTGTTTACTCTGCAgagcacatacacaaacatgaacacaaatgcatgcaaacacaaacacacacacacacacaggctgcacACAGCAAAACCATCTATCAGGAGAAATAGTCTGaaaatatttgaccaaaaaatgaatttattatatatagaacACTTGAAGTATAGTGCAGAGGCCATATGGATTTCTTTAATAATGTTGTTGCAATGCTTTTGCATTCTATTTGTAGCTTGAAAGCTTTAGTCACCATTCAATGTaactgcatagaaaaaaaatgactatGAACATGAATCCAAATTTCCCTTCGTGTTCCAGGGAAGAATgtcaaatgggtttggaatgacgtgacaaatatttatttttgtgatgaagACAGAGAAAGATACAATGGATGTTCATCTCTAACCTTTCTCTCATGCTCTTAGCCAGCTCCTCCAGGACCTCCACAGACTGTCTGTGAAATTGCAGCTGTGATTCGACCAAAGCTGTGAGCTGACTCACCTGCTCcacctacaaacacacatacaacacacagccacacacacgcAGAGCATAAAAGGATGTTATTTCCTTAGAATAAAGAGCTATATTTGTAAGCTTCCTCATTTATGTTTCACTGATTTTGCATCTCTATTTCTGTTACTTCACGAGGGCTTCAACTTTCAGGAAATATCTCAATCTCAATAACCAAATTTACTTTTACTATAGAATTGGTAAACAATCTTGCTTTTAGCTTAAACCTCACTAAATTTTGTTAACTTATTAAtgaaatgacaaatgggacactcTACGCACCTGTGGCTTTCCACCAATGTTATTATAGAAATTAAACCTAAAACTAAACTAGTTTCAAGTTttgtaacttgaaataaaataaatgttaactgaaatatatatttttttaaattcagcaagctgccaagtcaacattttaatttactaaataacttgaaatataactgaaataaaaattattagaaaCTACAGACATACTGTATCTAAAAAGCAGAAACtatacaaaatgactaaaacttaaaaattctaaataatgattcaaaataataaaagctacGATAGTGTCTCAATGACATTAAAACAGCACTGTTTTCCACAGCATAAACATCACAACACAATGATAAAACTAGCATTGCATCAATAAATTAAAACCCTTTGAGGAGTCATACTGAAGAGTTTAAAGTACAGCTatatgcaaagatgttaaaatatgCTCCTAAAAACAGCTGAAGGAGCTTTACATTAAAATCATATAACACTGAgttctattaaatttttttttttataaaaatgcacatgATGTATGAATCTTTTGTCGCTTCCTCAATTAACATTCCAATGTTGAACATCatgtgcattttttaaagatgcaatacgcaaaatacaataaatattataatgttcatGAAAATTAATGGTACAGTCTTTCCCTGTTACTTTGATATATACAGTACCACTGAACTTATCGACTATTACTGTATACATGGCAAATTGAGGAACTTTTTGTTGGCATACATTAATGACCATGTTTAATTACAGGCCTGTGTTTAAGAACAATGTAGCAAATAATCAGAAACATCACAAAGTTTTCACAGTCTCTGGCCTGCAGTCCAGTGTCGATAAAACAGACTGATAAATGTGTTGGCTGGAAAATATCCAGCACTCACTGATGTGGATCACTGTAGCAACAGTACAATTATACGACTCTCCCTGGTCCCAGACTATAAAAACTTTCCAATAGGGGgtcatttaattagaattttagtGCTGTTCGCTCAGGCAAGCATCACTGTTACTATTACATATTACTTTAAGCAACCTGAAAGAATCTAAGCAACCAAAATAATTCTATAGTagaatttattgtattttgtaattgtacttttatttttgatcatttagatattttttaatgtttgtgacgCTTTCCAAAATGAAGACAAAGTTTCAAATTGTAGTTTGCATATATGGCTTTTAAAACACATCTGCACCTCGACATTTTcatcgctgttttacaaaagcgaTTTGTGACAAAGTCTGATTACCATTAAAAACAGCTAATAATAAACCACATCCTCAGTGTTACAGAATGCCACCAAAGCTTTCAGCATCTTAAAAAGGAGGTGATCAGAGTCTGAATTGAGCTTACGTCAGTATCCAGAAGGTTCTGCATGCTGGTTTCAGCCACTTCTTTGGACTCTTCAAACTTCTCTGCTGCTAGCTTGAGCTCCTCATCCGGAATCTTCCCCTGACGCTTCTTCTTGTAGTCGTAATCCAGTCGACGGCCCTCCAGTTTCTTTAGATGATGCTGGGGAAGAAGAATCAGAGCATATTATTGTATGTAATTATATGTAATGCTCATACATTTAGCCCATGATTCGtacatatttaatgaataaactttaatttgattttagaGTCTAACTGATTGCAATTTTCCACCTGTATGTCTTTCAGGTCCTTGTCGACTATAGTTTGGAAAGGGTCGATGAAGTTCTGTTTGACGTCAATGTCTAGAGAGTCTTTCACTTCTGCCAGTCTCTTCATGGCCTCTCCCATCTCCACTAAAGCGCCACCTATGGATCCGATGAAGaacatgcataaaaatgttacattaaaaacaaatcaaaagataCTAGATTATCTGTATTTAACAAAGAGAAATATAATACTCTTGTATTGTGCTGATACATGTTGCTGTGAGAAAATGTTCTATGCTTTGGGCAAATAATATGAATGACATGGTTTCCC
Above is a genomic segment from Cyprinus carpio isolate SPL01 chromosome A2, ASM1834038v1, whole genome shotgun sequence containing:
- the LOC109062684 gene encoding endophilin-A2-like isoform X2, translated to MSVAGLRKQFYKASQMMSEKVGGAEGTKLDEDFKDLEKKADVTSKAISDVLCKTAEYLQPNPASRARLTMVNTMSKMRGQVKSPGYPQAEGLLGECMLKYGRDMGEDTNFGGALVEMGEAMKRLAEVKDSLDIDVKQNFIDPFQTIVDKDLKDIQHHLKKLEGRRLDYDYKKKRQGKIPDEELKLAAEKFEESKEVAETSMQNLLDTDVEQVSQLTALVESQLQFHRQSVEVLEELAKSMRERVNKAQSQPRQKRMPASRPSFDCLEPEDSNGGWSPSAAPSSSPSTVTDQPCCKALYDFEAENDGELGFYEGDVITLTNQIDENWFEGTVHGQTGLFPCNYVEVMVPLRH